A window from Neodiprion fabricii isolate iyNeoFabr1 chromosome 2, iyNeoFabr1.1, whole genome shotgun sequence encodes these proteins:
- the LOC124176926 gene encoding ubiquitin carboxyl-terminal hydrolase 7 isoform X1 produces the protein MNHVNDKENVNQLNPNPVQVNEVEEMDTQEVESIETQNDGGGDGNETHPVNGEPEPACIVQDQDMEEDEARSEATFRYTVENFSKMKDSQLSPPCYVRNLPWKIMVMPRNSQTQERQSQRSLGFFLQCNGESESASWSCYAVAELRLLSHKEGQEPFSRKIQHLFYSKENDWGFSHFMTWQDVLEVDKGYIKDDSITLEVHVVADAPHGVSWDSKKHTGYVGLKNQGATCYMNSLLQTLYFTNQLRKAVYKMPTESDDSSKSVALALQRVFHELQFCDKPVGTKKLTKSFGWETLDSFMQHDVQEFLRVLLDKLESKMKGTCVEGTVPKLFEGKMASFIKCKNIDYTSTRVETFYDIQLNIKGKKNIDESFRDYVSTEILDGDNKYDAGEHGLQDAEKGVIFSSFPPVLHLHLMRFQYDPVTDCSVKFNDRFEFYEKINLEPYLQVQESTRADYTLHAVLVHSGDNHGGHYVVFINPKGDGKWCKFDDDVVSRCTKQEAIDHNYGGQDEDMSMTVKHCTNAYMLVYIRDSELKNVLQEVKEEDIPQELVDRLQEEKRMEQIRRKERSEAYLYMTVNVLLEDSFDGHQGNDLYDPERALYRVFRVRKQTTLNEFLEQLSESLKYPIEQIRVWPFSLRSNQTCRPTLIELEADLHKPINECAENVNPWNVFVELVPPDSGLTALPPFDKDTDVLLFFKLYDPKNKKIHYCGHHYMPVTAKVQELIPILNERAGFPPDTELALYEEIKPNMVEKIENLTEPLEKVLEELMDGDIIVFQKEERDTEVYELPTCRDYFKDLFYRVEVTFCDKTIINDPGFTMELSQRMTYDQIAKAVAQRVGTDPYLLQFFKCQNYKDSPGHPLRCTFEGTLKELVAYCKPKTKKIFYQQLSIRINELENKKQFKCIWVGPSLKEEKELILYPNKNGTVVDLLEEARKQVELSENGSGRLRILEVNCNKILPGPKDDVPLDSLNTTGTKTYRIEEIPRDELNLAEDEMLVPVAHFHKDIFSTFGIPFLFKMKHGEPFAKFKDRLLKKLGVQEKEFEKFKFAVVTLGKPQFITEDPSYFINLSDFRTHPNQSTALQRTWLGLEHVNKAPKRSRINYLEKAIKIYN, from the exons ATGAACCACGTCAACGACAAGGAGAACGTCAATCAGTTGAACCCCAACCCTGTGCAGGTCAACGAAGTCGAAGAAATGGACACCCAGGAAG TTGAATCTATAGAGACGCAGAACGACGGTGGAGGAGACGGAAACGAGACTCATCCAGTCAACGGAGAGCCAGAACCTGCCTGTATCGTACAAGACCAAGACATGGAGGAAG ACGAGGCAAGGTCAGAGGCAACTTTCCGCTACacagtggaaaatttttcaaagatgaaAGACTCCCAGCTATCGCCACCTTGCTACGTGCGTAATCTCCCATGGAAGATTATGGTAATGCCTCGTAACAGCCAGACGCAAGAACGCCAATCGCAGCGGTCTCTGGGCTTCTTCTTGCAATGCAACGGAGAAAGCGAATCGGCTTCATGGAGCTGCTACGCAGTCGCAGAGCTCAGGCTCCTCTCCCACAAGGAGGGTCAAGAACCTTTCAGTAGAA AAATTCAACACTTATTCTACAGTAAGGAAAATGACTGGGGATTTAGCCATTTCATGACTTGGCAGGATGTACTTGAGGTGGACAAAGGCTATATTAAGGATGACTCCATCACGCTTGAA GTCCATGTGGTAGCAGATGCGCCGCATGGTGTTAGCTGGGATAGTAAGAAACACACGGGATATGTCGGTCTTAAAAATCAGGGAGCAACTTGTTACATGAACTCACTCTTACAAACCTTGTATTTTACTAATCAG TTACGTAAGGCGGTGTATAAAATGCCAACAGAGAGTGACGATTCTAGCAAGAGTGTGGCATTAGCTTTACAGAGGGTATTTCACGAACTGCAATTTTGTGATAAACCAgttggtacaaaaaaattaaccaaaaGTTTTGGATGGGAGACACTTGACTCTTTTATGCAACACGATGTGCAAGAATTTCTCAGAGTT cTTTTGGATAAACTGGAAAGTAAAATGAAAGGGACATGCGTCGAAGGGACAGTACCAAAATTGTTTGAAGGAAAAATGGCTTCGTTCATCAAATGTAAGAATATAGACTACACATCAACCAGAGTGGAAACGTTCTATGACATCCAACTCAACatcaaaggaaaaaagaata tcGATGAATCTTTCAGAGATTATGTAAGCACAGAAATTCTAGATGGTGACAACAAGTACGATGCTGGTGAGCATGGGTTACAGGATGCTGAAAAAGGAGTAATATTTTCGTCTTTTCCACCTGTTTTACACTTACATTTAATGCGCTTCCAATACGACCCAGTAACAGACTGCTCTGTGAAATTTAATGACAG GTTCGAATTCTACGAAAAAATCAACCTTGAGCCGTACCTTCAGGTCCAAGAATCAACAAGAGCAGATTACACACTGCACGCAGTTCTTGTCCATAGCGGTGATAATCACGGGGGACATTATGTTGTATTTATCAATCCAAAAGGAGACGGCAAG tgGTGCAAGTTTGACGACGATGTGGTTTCAAGGTGTACAAAGCAGGAGGCGATTGACCATAACTATGGAGGCCAGGACGAAGACATGTCCATGACCGTGAAGCATTGTACAAACGCGTACATGTTGGTTTACATTCGTGACTCAGAGCTTAAGAATGTCTTACAAGAGGTCAAAGAAGAGGACATACCTCAAGAG CTGGTGGACAGGCTGCaagaggagaagagaatgGAACAAATAcgaagaaaggaaagaagcGAGGCTTACTTGTACATGACTGTTAACGTCCTTCTCGAGGACAGCTTCGACGGCCATCAAGGCAACGACCTCTACGATCCTGAACGTGCACTCTACCGTGTTTTTCGTGTACGCAAACAGACCACCCTTAACGAGTTCCTAGAACAGCTCAGCGAAAGTCTG aaaTATCCGATCGAACAAATTCGTGTGTGGCCCTTCAGTCTTCGCTCAAATCAAACTTGCAGGCCGACACTTATCGAGTTGGAAGCAGATTTACACAAACCGATAAACGAGTGCGCGGAAAATGTGAATCCTTGGAATGTTTTTGTCGAACTTGTCCCACCAGACTCTGGCTTAACCGCGCTACCCCCTTTTGACAAAGACACAGATGTACTATTATTCTTCAAACTATACGATCctaagaataagaaaatacaCTACTGTGGTCATCACTATATGCCAGTGACAGCAAAAGTTC AGGAACTCATTCCGATCCTCAATGAAAGGGCTGGCTTTCCTCCGGATACAGAGCTCGCATTATACGAAGAGATCAAGCCCAACAtggtagaaaaaattgaaaatctgaCAGAGCCGTTGGAAAAGGTACTTGAAGAATTGATGGATGGAGATATAATTGTCTTTCAAAAAGAGGAACGTGACACAGAAGTTTATGAGTTGCCCACATGTCGGGATTACTTCAA GGACCTGTTTTATAGGGTAGAAGTAACGTTCTGcgataaaacaataattaatgatCCTGGCTTTACAATGGAACTATCGCAAAGAATGACATATGATCAAATTGCAAAGGCTGTTGCGCAGAGAGTAGGAACTGACCCGTATCtcctccaatttttcaaatgtcaaAA TTACAAAGATTCACCTGGGCATCCATTGAGGTGTACATTTGAAGGAACTCTAAAAGAATTAGTTGCTTACTGCAagccaaaaacaaaaaaaattttttaccaacaattaAGTATTCGAATTAATGAgctcgaaaataaaaaacaattcaaatgcATTTGGGTGGGACCTTCGCtcaaggaagaaaaagaactgATTCTATATCCGAACAAAAATGGCACGGTTGTTGATTTGTTGGAGGAAGCTAGAAAGCAGGTCGAATTGTCTGAAAACGGTTCTGGAAGATTGAGGATATTGGAAGtaaactgtaataaaattttgccCGGACCGAAAGATGATGTTCCTTTAGACAGCTTAAATACTACTGGCACTAAAACGTATAGGATAGAGGAAATACCACGAGACGAATTAAATTTGGCTGAGGATGAGATGCTAGTTCCTGTCGCACACTTTCATAAGGATATCTTTTCCACGTTTGGAATACCTTTCCTGTTCAAAATGAAACAT GGTGAACCTTTCGCCAAATTCAAAGATCGATTATTGAAGAAACTTGGTGTGCAAGAGAAGGAATTTGAAAAG TTTAAGTTTGCCGTGGTTACGTTGGGCAAGCCGCAATTTATCACTGAAGATCCAAGCTATTTCATCAATTTGTCCGACTTCCGAACTCACCCAAATCAAA GTACAGCGTTGCAAAGGACTTGGCTCGGCTTAGAACACGTTAACAAGGCGCCAAAACGTTCCCGAATCAACTACCTTGAGAAAGCTATAAAGATCTACAACTAG